A portion of the Candidatus Ruthia endofausta genome contains these proteins:
- the lptF gene encoding LPS export ABC transporter permease LptF, with amino-acid sequence MKLPFIVARAFKLQNSILARYLMRNVLVLLSAVFIVIGLVVFGNQLVLVVKESLKEGIPVADLLPLVGFNMIRDVVLILSLSLLLAIILSVSKLYKDSEAIVMNSLGLGDKHFMMFIQPLVIFIFIFVLLLTTVVVPWSKQQKGLIIARSENASEFSFIKEGEFQEFKNGDIIFYASKVSDTDNAKEQNMEEIFIYTLVNNEPVITLAKQAQKYTNLNTNSVYLRLKNGTRYHGFPSDKNKKILKFKLYDLQIIDGEVQKAINTVTKVESKSTSELLFSNKLTEIAEFQWRTSQPLSILILSVLGVLLGKTSPRSGKNLGVLVGVVAFIVYNNVLLIAKSALERGESSPIVGLWWVHLTMLLLIFIFYSIRHRKFTQFV; translated from the coding sequence ATGAAACTTCCTTTTATAGTAGCTAGGGCGTTTAAATTACAAAATAGCATTCTGGCTAGGTATTTAATGCGCAATGTATTGGTACTTTTGAGTGCGGTATTTATTGTGATTGGTCTGGTTGTTTTTGGCAACCAATTGGTATTAGTAGTTAAAGAAAGTTTAAAAGAAGGCATACCTGTTGCAGATTTATTGCCACTGGTTGGCTTTAATATGATTAGAGATGTTGTACTAATTTTGTCCTTATCTTTGTTATTGGCTATTATTTTAAGTGTTAGCAAACTTTACAAGGATTCAGAAGCCATTGTGATGAATTCATTGGGTTTGGGTGATAAGCATTTTATGATGTTCATTCAACCGCTTGTTATTTTTATTTTTATCTTTGTTTTGCTTTTAACGACAGTTGTGGTACCTTGGTCTAAGCAACAAAAAGGCTTGATTATAGCGCGTAGTGAAAATGCATCTGAATTTTCTTTTATTAAAGAGGGTGAATTTCAAGAGTTTAAAAATGGTGATATTATTTTTTACGCATCAAAGGTCAGCGATACTGATAATGCTAAAGAGCAAAATATGGAAGAGATTTTTATTTATACATTAGTCAATAATGAGCCAGTTATAACCTTGGCAAAACAAGCTCAAAAATATACCAACTTAAACACTAATAGTGTGTATTTGCGCCTTAAAAATGGTACGCGTTATCACGGCTTTCCTTCGGATAAAAATAAAAAAATCTTAAAATTTAAATTATATGATTTGCAAATTATTGATGGTGAGGTGCAAAAAGCCATTAACACAGTTACGAAGGTAGAATCAAAATCAACGTCTGAATTGTTATTCTCTAACAAACTGACAGAAATAGCAGAGTTTCAATGGAGAACATCTCAGCCTTTGAGTATTTTAATATTATCAGTACTTGGTGTATTGCTTGGTAAAACCTCTCCGAGAAGTGGTAAAAATTTAGGCGTATTGGTTGGCGTTGTTGCATTTATTGTGTATAACAATGTTTTATTAATTGCTAAATCAGCCTTAGAACGAGGAGAGTCTTCGCCAATTGTTGGGCTGTGGTGGGTACATTTGACAATGTTGTTGCTAATTTTTATTTTTTATTCAATTAGGCATAGAAAATTTACCCAATTTGTTTGA
- the pcnB gene encoding polynucleotide adenylyltransferase PcnB translates to MKVIRQSIKFDRKLLDKDALKVINVINKAGFKAYLVGGCVRDLLLNLEPKDFDIATNAKPEQVHKLFKRSRLIGRRFRLVHVMFSARKFIEVATFRSGKVQTANNGIVVRDNFYGSIEDDVVRRDFNINALYYDIKTQEVIDYLGGLEDIKAQKVHIIGNPKLRFEQDPVRMIRAIRFQTKLGLQLSDEIKSAIFEQAPLLGNISAARLYEECIKLFHNEYGFEVYERLEKYGLLKYLFKQTHKNEFIKKALLNTSDRIRKKQSVTPVFLFAVFLWQAYNERFIALENKQSCSSLAMTQASEEVIINQIKQVSLPRWLCTKIKDIWLMQPRLEKMQPKKVKALLSNPRFRMAYDFLLLRSMSINPELSEVAKFWIKAQQ, encoded by the coding sequence ATGAAAGTCATTCGTCAAAGCATTAAATTTGATAGAAAACTTCTAGACAAAGATGCTTTAAAAGTTATTAATGTTATTAATAAAGCAGGGTTTAAAGCCTATCTAGTAGGTGGTTGCGTTAGAGATTTACTCTTAAATTTAGAGCCAAAAGATTTTGATATTGCAACCAATGCCAAGCCAGAACAAGTGCATAAATTATTCAAACGTTCGCGTTTAATTGGTAGGCGATTTCGTTTAGTGCACGTTATGTTTTCAGCACGTAAATTTATCGAAGTGGCTACCTTTAGATCAGGCAAAGTGCAAACCGCTAACAATGGTATTGTTGTTCGTGATAATTTCTATGGCAGTATCGAAGATGATGTTGTGCGTAGGGATTTTAATATTAATGCACTTTATTATGACATTAAAACACAAGAAGTCATTGATTATCTAGGTGGACTCGAGGATATAAAAGCACAAAAAGTGCATATTATTGGCAATCCAAAACTAAGATTTGAGCAAGACCCAGTGCGCATGATTAGAGCTATTAGGTTTCAAACCAAGTTAGGACTTCAATTGAGTGATGAGATTAAATCGGCTATTTTTGAACAAGCACCACTTCTTGGTAATATTTCTGCAGCACGCTTGTATGAAGAGTGCATTAAGTTGTTTCACAATGAATATGGGTTTGAAGTGTATGAACGTTTAGAAAAATATGGTTTATTAAAATATTTATTTAAACAAACCCATAAAAATGAATTTATTAAAAAGGCCTTGTTAAACACCTCGGATAGAATTAGAAAAAAACAATCGGTCACACCTGTGTTTTTATTTGCTGTGTTTTTATGGCAAGCTTATAACGAGCGTTTTATTGCACTTGAAAACAAACAAAGTTGTTCCTCTTTAGCAATGACTCAGGCTTCTGAAGAGGTGATTATTAATCAAATTAAGCAAGTCTCGTTACCCAGATGGTTATGCACTAAAATTAAGGATATTTGGCTAATGCAACCAAGACTAGAAAAGATGCAACCAAAAAAAGTCAAAGCATTACTAAGCAATCCACGTTTTAGAATGGCATACGATTTCTTATTATTACGCTCTATGAGTATCAATCCAGAATTATCTGAAGTGGCTAAATTTTGGATCAAGGCTCAACAGTGA
- a CDS encoding exodeoxyribonuclease VII small subunit, whose product MAKKFDFNQGLIDLEKIVKTMESGDLSLEGSLDYFSKGVTLTKQCQSALNEAEQKISMLTEQDSYTNEKPLKDL is encoded by the coding sequence ATGGCAAAAAAATTTGATTTTAATCAGGGTTTAATCGATTTAGAAAAAATTGTAAAGACCATGGAATCTGGCGATTTAAGCCTTGAAGGTTCACTTGATTACTTTTCTAAAGGAGTGACTTTAACCAAGCAATGCCAAAGTGCATTAAATGAAGCAGAACAAAAAATCTCCATGCTAACTGAGCAAGACAGTTATACAAACGAAAAACCATTAAAGGATTTGTAA
- a CDS encoding polyprenyl synthetase family protein, whose product MDFNVYITRVNAKLDQYLSAQGSLAKAMRYSALTNGKRFRPILTYSVANIFGTNLNLIDSSSCAVEFIHAYSLIHDDLPAMDDDDVRHNQPACHKRFGEAQAILAGDGLQALAFEVLVNDDLINADIKIELLKSLTHASFEMAEGQAIDLSIIAKQVDIATLETMHRKKTGVLLSCAVNLGAIVSKACNNKDRITLNSFSKDIGLAYQIQDDVLDIETPDALLGKKQFSDEHKNKPTYPSLLGLDKSKLAYKNLYEKASDELDLLSVNVAELQQLTANLQARLF is encoded by the coding sequence ATGGATTTTAATGTCTATATCACAAGGGTTAATGCTAAATTAGACCAATACTTGTCAGCACAGGGCTCTTTGGCTAAAGCAATGCGTTATAGTGCATTAACTAATGGCAAGCGCTTTAGACCTATTCTTACTTATTCTGTTGCTAATATTTTTGGTACAAACTTAAATTTAATTGATTCTAGTAGTTGCGCTGTTGAATTTATTCATGCCTATTCTTTAATTCATGATGATTTACCGGCTATGGATGATGATGATGTGCGCCATAATCAGCCAGCTTGTCACAAACGTTTTGGCGAAGCTCAAGCAATTTTGGCAGGTGATGGTTTGCAAGCATTAGCATTTGAAGTACTGGTTAATGATGATTTAATTAATGCTGATATCAAAATTGAGTTGCTAAAGTCTTTGACCCACGCCTCATTTGAAATGGCAGAGGGTCAAGCAATTGATTTATCTATTATTGCAAAGCAAGTGGATATTGCAACACTAGAAACCATGCACCGAAAAAAAACAGGTGTGCTATTGAGCTGTGCAGTTAACTTAGGTGCAATTGTTTCTAAAGCGTGCAATAATAAGGATAGAATTACTTTAAATAGTTTCTCTAAAGATATCGGTTTGGCGTATCAAATTCAAGATGATGTGCTTGATATTGAAACGCCTGATGCATTATTAGGTAAGAAGCAATTTTCTGATGAGCACAAAAATAAACCTACTTATCCATCTCTATTAGGCTTGGATAAATCAAAGCTTGCTTATAAGAACTTATATGAAAAAGCCAGTGACGAGTTAGATTTATTAAGTGTAAATGTGGCAGAGTTGCAACAATTAACGGCTAATCTACAAGCAAGATTGTTTTAA
- a CDS encoding beta-ketoacyl-ACP synthase III — MNKFARIIGTGSYLPLTIVTNDDLSKTIDTTNEWITTRTGIKQRHKVTDETTCDLAGKAANHALEMAGINAKDLDLIILATTTPDKIFPATATMLQTAIGASCPAFDLQSVCAGFIFALTTAQQYIKTGAANKVLVVGSETLSRIVNWKDRSTAVLFGDGAGAVVLSGSNDTGILHSKLFSDGNYLSSLQVSNNYINEVGFIKMSGNEVFKIAVNRLSSLAEETLKEANLSSNKLDWMVPHQANIRIISAVAKRIKIPMNKVIVTLENHGNTSAASIPLALDTAVRDGRIKKGDNLLFEGIGAGFSWGSVLVQF, encoded by the coding sequence ATGAATAAATTTGCAAGAATTATTGGTACGGGTAGTTACCTGCCACTCACTATTGTCACCAACGACGATTTATCAAAAACTATTGATACAACAAATGAATGGATTACCACGCGTACAGGTATTAAACAAAGGCATAAAGTTACTGATGAAACAACTTGTGATTTAGCCGGAAAAGCAGCCAATCATGCACTTGAGATGGCTGGTATTAATGCCAAAGATTTAGACTTGATTATCCTAGCGACCACCACACCTGATAAAATTTTTCCTGCAACAGCAACCATGCTACAAACTGCAATTGGCGCTTCATGTCCTGCATTTGATTTACAATCTGTCTGCGCAGGCTTTATTTTTGCCCTAACCACAGCGCAGCAATATATCAAAACTGGCGCTGCTAATAAAGTATTGGTTGTTGGTAGTGAAACTTTATCAAGAATTGTTAATTGGAAAGACCGCTCTACTGCGGTTTTATTTGGTGATGGTGCAGGGGCGGTGGTGCTAAGTGGCAGTAATGATACTGGCATTTTACACTCAAAACTATTCAGTGATGGCAACTATCTATCCTCACTTCAAGTGAGCAATAATTACATTAATGAAGTGGGTTTTATTAAAATGTCTGGTAATGAAGTTTTTAAAATTGCCGTCAACCGCTTATCTTCTTTAGCAGAAGAAACACTTAAAGAGGCTAATTTAAGCTCAAACAAACTAGATTGGATGGTGCCACATCAGGCTAATATTCGCATTATATCAGCCGTAGCTAAACGTATCAAGATCCCAATGAACAAGGTCATTGTTACCCTTGAAAACCATGGTAATACTTCTGCTGCCTCTATTCCATTGGCACTTGATACAGCGGTTAGGGATGGTCGCATTAAAAAAGGTGACAATCTGTTATTTGAAGGGATTGGTGCTGGCTTTAGTTGGGGCAGTGTTTTAGTTCAATTTTAA
- the plsX gene encoding phosphate acyltransferase PlsX has product MTIRVSIDASGGDYGILVTIEAGIKALSVFQDLYLYFVGDESSIRTELDKHPSNTLSSRYAIIHASEVVSMNESPAIALRKKKDSSMRVAINLVKTLEADACISAGNTGALMAISRFVLKTIKGIDRPAIMGRMPTMTGHTHMLDLGANVDSKPKALVEFATMGSIAVKHTENITAPTIGLLNIGEEDMKGSEKIKKTAELLKTSNLNYVGFVEGDDIYKGTVDLIVCDGFEGNIALKASEGVASMMGYYLKQAFTRNLLTKLIALIATPVLKDFKSSLNSGKYNGASLLGLRGIVVKSHGSANVDSFLVAITEAYVEAHAKISDKISLQISKELEHNE; this is encoded by the coding sequence ATGACAATAAGGGTATCAATTGATGCCTCAGGGGGAGATTATGGCATACTTGTTACTATTGAAGCAGGTATTAAAGCACTAAGCGTATTTCAAGATTTGTATTTATATTTTGTGGGTGATGAATCTAGCATCAGAACTGAATTAGATAAACACCCATCAAATACACTTAGTTCAAGATATGCAATTATTCACGCAAGTGAAGTTGTATCAATGAATGAATCTCCAGCAATTGCATTACGCAAAAAGAAAGATTCTTCTATGCGCGTTGCAATTAATCTAGTCAAAACACTTGAGGCAGACGCCTGTATTAGTGCAGGTAATACTGGTGCGCTCATGGCCATTTCTCGCTTTGTACTAAAAACCATCAAAGGCATTGATCGTCCTGCCATTATGGGTCGAATGCCAACCATGACTGGGCATACGCACATGCTTGATTTGGGTGCTAATGTTGATTCAAAACCAAAAGCTTTGGTTGAATTTGCAACAATGGGCTCAATTGCTGTCAAGCACACTGAAAATATTACAGCACCCACCATCGGCCTTCTTAATATTGGTGAAGAAGATATGAAAGGTAGTGAAAAAATCAAAAAAACTGCCGAGTTATTAAAAACCTCCAATCTAAATTATGTAGGATTTGTTGAGGGTGATGATATTTATAAGGGCACAGTAGACTTAATTGTTTGCGATGGCTTTGAAGGCAATATTGCACTAAAAGCCAGTGAAGGTGTGGCTTCAATGATGGGGTACTACCTAAAACAAGCATTTACTCGAAACTTACTAACCAAATTGATTGCCTTAATCGCAACCCCTGTACTTAAAGATTTTAAATCTAGTCTAAACTCTGGTAAGTACAATGGCGCCTCCTTGTTGGGGCTTCGTGGTATTGTTGTTAAAAGTCATGGTAGTGCAAACGTTGATTCATTTTTAGTAGCAATTACTGAGGCCTATGTTGAGGCTCATGCTAAAATCAGCGACAAAATATCACTTCAAATTTCAAAAGAATTAGAACACAATGAATAA
- the rpmF gene encoding 50S ribosomal protein L32 produces the protein MAVQKSRKTPSKRGMRRSHNALTSPALSEDQETGEIHLRHHITADGYYRGKRVVNKTQDIQEIDA, from the coding sequence ATGGCTGTACAAAAAAGTAGAAAAACCCCTTCAAAAAGAGGCATGCGTCGCTCACATAACGCACTAACAAGTCCTGCATTGTCAGAAGATCAAGAAACAGGTGAAATTCACTTGCGTCACCACATTACAGCTGACGGTTATTACCGTGGCAAAAGAGTAGTCAATAAAACGCAAGATATTCAAGAGATAGACGCTTAA
- a CDS encoding YceD family protein, translating into MQGIPDTIKLFSFAKKELNFSHIYQVKDFPRIKKLLSNIDDEVKVELSFYIENNSIPCIEGVVKLSAVVDCQRCLNEMNLRLSPSFKLGFLKNEQQGKALDSSFEAILSTDEAFLTIEFITDEVLISIPMSPMHSHKCQSYQDKEQIKQEKHNPFAILKHTKLNIKNKE; encoded by the coding sequence ATGCAAGGAATACCAGACACTATAAAGTTATTTAGTTTTGCTAAAAAAGAATTGAATTTTTCACATATATACCAAGTGAAAGATTTTCCTAGAATAAAAAAACTACTTAGCAATATTGATGATGAAGTGAAAGTTGAACTAAGTTTCTACATTGAAAACAATTCAATTCCTTGCATTGAAGGGGTCGTTAAGCTAAGTGCTGTAGTTGATTGCCAACGCTGTTTAAATGAAATGAATCTTCGTTTAAGCCCTAGTTTTAAACTTGGCTTTTTGAAAAATGAACAACAGGGAAAAGCACTAGATTCAAGCTTTGAGGCAATTCTTAGTACCGATGAAGCGTTTTTAACCATTGAATTTATAACAGATGAGGTGCTAATATCCATTCCAATGAGTCCAATGCATTCACACAAATGTCAATCGTACCAAGATAAAGAGCAGATAAAGCAAGAGAAACACAATCCTTTTGCAATATTAAAACACACAAAACTCAATATAAAAAATAAGGAATAA
- a CDS encoding lysophospholipid acyltransferase family protein, producing the protein MLFLKSLLYFLGSFVALIILVTIALVLFFLPFKFRYAILSKWSMFCLWWLAFTLDIKLQVIGKENIPFKPCVIVSNHQSTWETLGFQQIFPPQTWVLKQTLLWIPFFGWGLALLKPIVINRGEKLKALKTIIKQGEARLKRGIFVVIFPEGTRQPYKKLGRYQNGAIAIAKKASCDVMPVYHNAGSAWPKGSFIKHPGTITVIIGKPINIKEKSVKELTQNIRNWTKKQSEKF; encoded by the coding sequence ATGCTGTTTTTAAAATCATTATTGTATTTTTTAGGCTCATTTGTTGCCTTGATAATTTTAGTAACTATTGCGCTAGTCTTATTCTTCTTGCCATTTAAGTTTCGCTACGCTATTTTATCTAAGTGGTCAATGTTTTGTTTGTGGTGGTTGGCATTCACGCTTGATATTAAACTTCAGGTGATTGGCAAAGAGAACATTCCTTTTAAGCCTTGTGTGATTGTTTCTAATCATCAATCCACCTGGGAAACACTCGGATTTCAGCAAATATTCCCACCGCAAACTTGGGTACTTAAACAAACCCTATTATGGATACCATTTTTTGGCTGGGGATTGGCATTACTCAAACCTATTGTTATTAATCGTGGTGAGAAATTAAAAGCGCTAAAAACAATTATAAAGCAAGGAGAGGCTCGACTAAAAAGGGGTATTTTTGTGGTGATTTTCCCAGAAGGTACTCGCCAACCTTACAAAAAACTGGGAAGATATCAAAATGGCGCTATAGCCATTGCTAAAAAAGCATCTTGTGATGTCATGCCTGTTTATCACAATGCTGGTTCAGCATGGCCTAAAGGTAGTTTCATAAAACACCCAGGCACCATCACTGTGATTATTGGCAAGCCAATTAATATCAAAGAAAAATCTGTCAAAGAATTAACTCAAAATATTAGAAATTGGACAAAAAAACAAAGTGAAAAATTTTAA
- a CDS encoding HAD family hydrolase: MSINTILFDLDGTLIDTAPDLAYALNTLLKYSGLSEKSYEKIKPLVALGGKALIKFGFDCDELHPDFIDRHQKILNIYRDNISQFSKMFSGIDALIKTIKTKGMFFGVVTNKPENLTHLLLEKFDINPDVVVCGDTLAFNKPHPAPLLYACAQLAINPSQCLFVGDDKNDMLAGQNAHIKTVAVTYGYSKVKKDWHYDYLINQAKGLVELI, translated from the coding sequence ATGAGTATTAACACCATTTTATTTGACTTAGATGGCACACTGATTGACACCGCGCCCGATTTGGCTTATGCGTTAAATACACTACTTAAATATAGTGGCTTAAGTGAAAAATCTTATGAAAAAATCAAGCCTCTAGTCGCGTTAGGAGGTAAGGCGTTAATCAAGTTTGGCTTTGATTGTGATGAGCTCCACCCTGATTTTATTGACAGGCACCAAAAAATATTAAATATTTACAGGGATAATATTAGTCAATTTTCTAAAATGTTTTCAGGCATTGATGCGCTTATTAAAACCATTAAAACTAAAGGAATGTTTTTTGGGGTGGTTACTAATAAGCCTGAAAATTTGACTCATTTGTTGTTAGAAAAATTTGATATAAATCCTGATGTGGTGGTTTGTGGTGATACATTGGCATTTAATAAGCCACATCCAGCTCCGTTATTGTATGCTTGTGCACAATTGGCAATTAACCCGAGTCAGTGTTTATTTGTGGGTGATGATAAGAATGACATGTTGGCAGGTCAAAATGCTCATATTAAAACTGTAGCCGTTACTTATGGTTATTCGAAGGTGAAAAAAGATTGGCATTATGATTATTTAATTAACCAAGCAAAAGGACTAGTGGAATTAATATAG
- a CDS encoding DNA recombination protein RmuC codes for MDILSLLLGLVAGAVVVYFYLNIQLQTLKSDKIHLEVRLDEKIKSYENQINLINIAKVQMSKDFKAVASDILAKDRHDLSIKNSELLTPLQIQLREFRDKIETITSEQIKERATLSAQIENLKKTSIETQETTQNLTNALTYDNKQQGDWGEMILSSILSNSGLREGYEFDTQKQFKNDLGEAFKPDVVLHLPEEKDIIIDSKVSLKAYKDYIANQSDKRLLKAHVTSIEAHINGTSIKEYENLQGVLTLDFIFIFIQIESALLIALEQKPDLFTIALRKNIILVSPSTLMMSLKTVHHIWQTERQNQNSEEIARQAGAMYDKLFGFIQSMDDIEKHLDKASKSYKEARSKLSNGKGNLIGRAEKLKELGVQSKKELS; via the coding sequence GTGGACATACTAAGCTTACTATTAGGATTAGTTGCTGGCGCAGTGGTCGTTTATTTTTATTTAAACATCCAATTGCAAACCCTAAAATCTGACAAAATTCATCTTGAAGTGCGTTTGGATGAAAAAATCAAGTCTTATGAAAATCAAATTAATTTAATTAATATCGCCAAAGTGCAAATGAGTAAAGATTTTAAAGCAGTGGCGAGCGATATTTTGGCAAAAGACCGTCATGATTTGAGCATTAAAAATTCTGAATTATTAACCCCTTTGCAGATACAACTTAGAGAGTTTCGAGATAAGATTGAAACAATTACTAGCGAGCAAATTAAAGAAAGAGCAACCTTATCTGCGCAGATAGAAAATTTGAAAAAAACCAGTATTGAAACGCAAGAAACCACACAAAATTTAACCAATGCTTTGACTTATGACAACAAACAACAAGGCGATTGGGGTGAGATGATTTTAAGCTCTATTTTATCCAATTCTGGTTTACGAGAAGGCTATGAATTTGACACACAAAAGCAATTTAAAAATGATTTGGGTGAAGCATTTAAGCCTGATGTAGTTTTACATCTTCCTGAAGAAAAAGACATTATTATTGATTCAAAAGTTTCATTAAAGGCTTATAAGGATTATATTGCCAATCAGTCAGATAAGCGATTACTCAAAGCACATGTGACCTCTATTGAGGCGCATATTAATGGAACTAGTATTAAAGAGTATGAGAATTTACAGGGCGTGTTAACGCTTGATTTTATTTTTATATTCATCCAAATTGAATCTGCACTTTTAATCGCACTTGAGCAAAAACCAGATTTATTCACCATAGCATTGAGAAAGAACATTATTTTAGTATCACCTTCAACGTTGATGATGAGCCTTAAAACTGTGCATCATATTTGGCAAACCGAGCGTCAAAACCAAAATTCTGAAGAAATTGCACGTCAAGCAGGTGCGATGTATGACAAATTATTTGGCTTTATTCAATCAATGGATGATATTGAGAAGCATCTTGATAAGGCTTCTAAAAGTTACAAAGAAGCCAGAAGCAAGTTGTCTAATGGTAAAGGCAATCTTATTGGTCGCGCTGAAAAATTAAAAGAATTGGGTGTTCAAAGTAAAAAGGAATTAAGCTAA
- a CDS encoding YciK family oxidoreductase, with translation MKIATNYLITKGELKDKVILVTGANRGFGRTITLDLAKAGASVIMLGRDLGSLKTTYDEVLDLGYQEPILYPLDLEGATPEHYQQLQKDILDNFGQLDGLIHNASIIGIMMPIEQYDIKLWYSTMQINVNAPFMLTQALIPVLNKSSDARVLFLSSSVGRAAKAYWGAYGVSKFAIEGMSKTLSEELEKTNIQVNSLDPGRMRTKMRQIAYPAENADNNLSPETKSPAIVYLMSEKAKKLNGERLILFSI, from the coding sequence ATGAAAATTGCAACTAATTATTTAATCACCAAGGGTGAGTTAAAGGATAAAGTTATTTTAGTGACAGGTGCAAATCGTGGCTTTGGTAGGACAATAACACTAGATCTTGCCAAAGCAGGTGCAAGCGTTATTATGCTAGGGCGTGATTTAGGTTCGTTAAAAACCACTTATGATGAAGTGCTAGATTTGGGCTATCAAGAGCCCATTCTTTATCCGCTTGATTTAGAAGGCGCAACCCCCGAACATTATCAGCAATTACAAAAAGACATCTTGGATAATTTTGGACAACTTGACGGGCTTATTCATAATGCCAGTATTATTGGCATTATGATGCCAATTGAACAATATGACATTAAGCTGTGGTATTCAACCATGCAAATCAATGTTAATGCGCCGTTTATGCTTACCCAAGCGTTAATTCCTGTACTTAATAAATCAAGTGATGCCCGTGTGCTATTTTTATCTTCATCAGTGGGACGTGCAGCCAAAGCATACTGGGGTGCGTATGGCGTGAGTAAATTTGCCATTGAAGGTATGAGCAAAACTTTATCTGAAGAATTAGAAAAAACAAATATCCAAGTGAATTCACTCGACCCAGGGCGGATGCGTACCAAAATGCGACAAATTGCTTATCCGGCTGAAAATGCAGATAACAACCTATCACCTGAGACAAAGAGCCCAGCGATTGTGTATTTAATGAGTGAAAAAGCTAAAAAACTGAATGGAGAAAGGCTTATTTTATTTAGCATTTAA
- a CDS encoding inositol monophosphatase family protein — protein MHPTLNIAVKAARKAGDIILRYHNQIDILTIENKATNDFVSEVDKAAEDAIIDELKYAFPNHSMLGEENGEILGDSRFQWIIDPLDGTTNYLHGFPQYAVSIALYENNEPTHAVVYDPFKEELFTASKGEGAYLNEQRIRTTHTNGFENTLIGTGFPFKAPQHLDAYLNMFKAIHPKVAGIRRAGSAALDLAYLAAGRLDGFWETKLNIWDIAAGVLLVKEAGGFVGDFSGRAKYLETGNVVAGNDQVFKAILKTIHPHLTADLQR, from the coding sequence ATGCATCCTACGCTTAATATTGCCGTTAAAGCCGCTCGAAAAGCTGGTGACATCATCCTAAGATATCACAACCAAATTGATATTTTAACGATTGAGAATAAAGCAACCAATGACTTTGTTTCCGAAGTGGACAAAGCTGCTGAAGATGCCATTATAGACGAGTTGAAATATGCCTTTCCCAATCATTCAATGTTGGGTGAAGAAAATGGTGAAATTTTAGGCGACAGTCGTTTTCAATGGATTATTGACCCATTAGATGGCACCACTAATTATTTGCATGGTTTTCCACAATATGCAGTATCCATTGCCTTATATGAGAATAATGAACCGACACACGCCGTAGTATATGACCCTTTTAAAGAGGAGTTATTTACCGCATCTAAAGGCGAAGGTGCTTATTTAAATGAACAAAGAATTCGTACCACACATACCAATGGCTTTGAAAATACATTAATCGGCACAGGCTTTCCATTCAAAGCACCACAGCATTTAGATGCTTATTTAAATATGTTTAAAGCCATTCATCCAAAAGTTGCTGGTATTCGCCGTGCTGGCTCTGCTGCACTTGATTTGGCTTATTTGGCCGCAGGTCGGTTAGATGGCTTTTGGGAAACTAAGCTTAATATTTGGGACATTGCTGCTGGTGTGCTTTTAGTTAAAGAAGCTGGTGGCTTTGTGGGTGACTTTTCAGGACGAGCTAAATACCTAGAAACAGGCAATGTGGTGGCTGGCAATGACCAAGTTTTTAAAGCCATTTTAAAAACCATCCATCCACATTTAACGGCTGATTTGCAACGTTAA